A window from Chryseobacterium vaccae encodes these proteins:
- a CDS encoding flavin reductase family protein — translation MKTVIPSEITSVQLQTIMQTAVSPRPIALASTVDKDGNINLSPFSFFNMFSTVPPVLIFSPSRRVRDNTTKHTLENVLQVPEVVIGTVNFPIVQQISLASTEYETGVNEFVKSGLTMKDADLVKPKLIEECPVNFECKVLEVKSLGDQGGAGNLVICEVQKIHIREEYLNEAGNLDQAKLDMVARLGSNWYSRSNENSLFEVPKPLVTKGIGFDLLPDAIKYSKVFTGNDLGMLANTEVLPAGDFHADENIHSDAQKLLLESKIEEAWKILIR, via the coding sequence ATGAAAACAGTAATCCCCTCTGAAATAACCTCCGTTCAGCTGCAGACCATTATGCAGACTGCTGTATCACCACGCCCTATTGCATTGGCTTCTACAGTTGATAAGGATGGAAATATCAACTTATCTCCATTCAGTTTTTTCAATATGTTCAGTACGGTTCCTCCGGTATTGATTTTCTCACCTTCAAGAAGAGTGCGTGACAATACCACGAAACATACCCTGGAAAATGTTCTTCAAGTTCCGGAAGTTGTGATTGGAACCGTTAACTTTCCTATTGTACAGCAAATTTCATTAGCTTCTACAGAATATGAAACAGGAGTAAATGAGTTTGTGAAGTCTGGTCTCACGATGAAAGATGCAGACCTGGTGAAACCAAAACTGATTGAAGAATGCCCGGTTAACTTTGAATGTAAAGTTTTAGAAGTAAAATCTCTGGGAGATCAGGGCGGAGCCGGAAATCTGGTGATCTGTGAAGTTCAGAAAATCCATATCAGGGAAGAATATTTAAATGAAGCAGGAAATCTTGACCAGGCAAAACTGGATATGGTAGCGAGATTAGGAAGCAACTGGTATTCCAGAAGCAATGAAAACAGCCTTTTTGAGGTTCCGAAACCTCTGGTGACCAAAGGAATCGGTTTTGATCTTCTGCCGGATGCCATCAAATACAGCAAAGTATTTACAGGAAATGATCTTGGAATGCTTGCCAATACAGAAGTACTTCCTGCCGGAGATTTCCATGCGGATGAAAATATCCATTCTGATGCCCAGAAATTACTGCTGGAAAGCAAAATTGAAGAAGCCTGGAAAATCTTAATCAGGTAA
- the fahA gene encoding fumarylacetoacetase gives MKSFVDYSPNSDFSIHNIPFGVTVFNKEYIGCCTRIGDQIVDLATLYDLGYFEDIEGLDDNVFEAYTLNEFIELGKPVTNAVRTRIQELLQEGSALSKDQKTIEDAFYDLDKVKMMMPVHIPNYTDFYSSIEHATNVGKMLRDPANALLPNWKHLPVGYHGRASSIVVSGTDINRPKGQTKPADADKPVFGPCKQLDFELEMAFIVSKNTEMGESISTKDAEDAIFGMVVFNDWSARDIQAWEYVPLGPFLAKNFGSSISPWVVTLEALEPFRTASPVQDPEVLDYLKIEGDKNYDINLEVYLQPENGEENLICESNYKHMYWSMTQQLAHHTINGCNIEVGDMYASGTISGSDPKSFGSMMELTWRGQNPLSLKDGQERKFIEDNDTVIMKAWAEKDGVRVGFGEVSGKIIPTV, from the coding sequence ATGAAATCATTTGTAGACTATTCCCCGAATTCGGACTTCTCTATACATAATATTCCTTTCGGAGTAACTGTTTTTAACAAAGAATATATCGGATGCTGTACCAGAATCGGAGATCAGATCGTTGATCTTGCAACACTGTATGATCTAGGTTATTTTGAAGATATTGAAGGCTTAGACGATAATGTGTTTGAAGCCTATACCCTGAACGAATTTATTGAGCTGGGAAAACCGGTTACCAATGCGGTTCGTACCAGAATTCAGGAACTTCTTCAGGAAGGTTCTGCTTTATCTAAAGATCAAAAAACCATTGAAGATGCTTTCTACGATCTTGATAAGGTAAAAATGATGATGCCTGTACACATTCCGAATTACACGGATTTCTACAGCAGCATTGAACACGCTACCAATGTAGGTAAAATGCTCCGCGATCCTGCCAACGCCCTTCTTCCTAACTGGAAACATCTTCCGGTAGGTTATCACGGGAGAGCTTCCTCTATCGTAGTTTCAGGAACAGATATCAATCGTCCTAAAGGCCAAACAAAACCTGCAGATGCTGATAAACCTGTTTTCGGACCATGTAAACAGCTTGATTTTGAACTGGAAATGGCGTTCATCGTCAGCAAAAATACCGAGATGGGTGAAAGTATTTCCACAAAAGATGCTGAAGATGCCATCTTCGGAATGGTGGTTTTCAACGACTGGTCCGCAAGAGATATTCAGGCATGGGAATATGTTCCGCTTGGACCTTTCCTTGCTAAAAACTTCGGTTCATCCATTTCCCCATGGGTAGTAACCCTTGAGGCTTTAGAACCATTCAGAACCGCTTCTCCTGTACAGGATCCTGAAGTATTGGATTATCTGAAAATTGAAGGAGATAAAAATTACGACATCAATCTTGAAGTATACCTCCAGCCTGAAAACGGTGAAGAAAACCTGATCTGCGAAAGCAACTACAAACATATGTACTGGAGCATGACCCAGCAGCTGGCACACCACACCATAAACGGATGTAACATAGAAGTGGGTGATATGTATGCCAGCGGTACTATTTCTGGAAGCGATCCTAAATCTTTCGGTTCTATGATGGAATTAACATGGAGAGGTCAGAATCCTTTATCATTAAAAGACGGCCAGGAAAGAAAATTCATCGAGGACAACGATACCGTTATTATGAAAGCCTGGGCTGAAAAAGATGGTGTGAGAGTAGGATTTGGTGAAGTAAGCGGGAAAATTATTCCAACGGTATAA
- the hppD gene encoding 4-hydroxyphenylpyruvate dioxygenase, with the protein MSTLTFAEKIAQAENFLPINGTDYIEFYVGNAKQAAHYYKTAFGFQSVAYAGPETGVRDRASYVLQQGKIRLVLTTGLKSESPINEHVKKHGDGVKILALWVDDAYAAFEETTKRGGKPYLEPVTLNDEHGEVRMSGIYTYGETVHMFVERKNYNGAFMPGYEKWESAYKPEEAGLLYVDHCVGNVDWNRMIPTVEWYEKVMGFVNILSFDDKQINTEYSALMSKVMSNGNGYAKFPINEPAEGKKKSQVEEYLDFYEGEGVQHIAVATKDIIHTVTELKKRGVEFLSAPPEAYYDMVPERVGHIDEDLKKLQELGILIDHDEEGYLLQIFTKPVEDRPTLFFEIIERHGAQSFGAGNFKALFEALEREQERRGNL; encoded by the coding sequence ATGTCAACACTTACATTTGCCGAAAAAATTGCTCAAGCTGAGAATTTTCTGCCGATCAACGGTACGGATTACATTGAGTTTTATGTAGGAAATGCGAAACAGGCTGCCCATTATTACAAAACCGCTTTCGGTTTTCAGTCTGTAGCATATGCGGGTCCTGAAACAGGAGTGAGAGACCGTGCTTCTTATGTTCTTCAACAGGGAAAAATAAGATTGGTACTGACTACCGGTCTTAAATCTGAATCCCCAATCAATGAACATGTAAAAAAACACGGTGACGGAGTAAAGATTTTGGCACTTTGGGTAGACGACGCTTATGCAGCTTTCGAAGAAACTACTAAAAGAGGAGGAAAACCTTATTTAGAGCCTGTAACTTTAAATGACGAGCATGGTGAAGTAAGAATGTCCGGAATCTATACATACGGAGAAACTGTTCACATGTTTGTGGAAAGAAAAAATTATAACGGTGCTTTCATGCCCGGATACGAGAAATGGGAAAGTGCTTACAAGCCTGAAGAAGCCGGTTTATTGTATGTAGACCACTGCGTAGGAAACGTAGACTGGAACAGAATGATCCCTACCGTAGAATGGTACGAAAAAGTAATGGGATTTGTAAACATCCTTTCTTTTGATGACAAGCAGATCAACACAGAATATTCTGCATTGATGTCTAAAGTAATGTCCAACGGAAACGGATATGCTAAATTCCCGATCAACGAGCCTGCAGAAGGTAAAAAGAAATCTCAGGTAGAAGAGTATCTTGATTTCTATGAAGGTGAAGGTGTACAGCACATTGCTGTGGCAACAAAAGACATCATCCATACAGTAACAGAATTAAAAAAACGTGGTGTAGAGTTCCTTTCTGCTCCGCCGGAAGCATATTACGATATGGTTCCTGAAAGAGTAGGTCATATTGATGAAGATCTTAAAAAACTACAGGAACTTGGCATCCTTATTGACCATGATGAAGAAGGATATCTGCTTCAGATCTTTACAAAGCCTGTAGAAGACCGTCCTACCCTGTTCTTCGAAATTATTGAAAGACACGGTGCACAGAGTTTTGGTGCCGGAAACTTCAAAGCATTATTCGAAGCTCTGGAAAGAGAACAGGAAAGAAGAGGTAATCTTTAA
- a CDS encoding acetyl-CoA hydrolase/transferase family protein: MYNYISAEEAIYTIKSGNRVFFHGSACTPNYLIDELARQAHRLEKVEMVSITQQGNVEIAKPQYKDNFFINSLFVSTPVRDAVNSDRGDFVPVFLSEIPILFRKNILPLDVALITVSPPDKHGFCTLGTSVDVARAAVDTAKIIVAIVNPLMPRTHGDGMIHISRIHKLVWHEEELPTVDYGSKVGPEEMLVGKNVAELIEDKSTLQMGIGTIPDAVLKCLNNHKDLGVHTEMLSDGVIDLIQNDVINNKYKGYNDNKTITSFCFGTRKLYDYVDDNTVFAFRDVSEVNFPINIMRNKKMVAINSAIEIDLTGQVCADSIGTMQYSGIGGQMDFMRGAALSEDGKPIIAITSRTKKGISRIVPFLKQGAGVVTTRGHIHYVVTEYGTAYLYGKNLRQRAQELISIAHPDDREMLERAAFERFK, from the coding sequence ATGTACAATTATATAAGTGCAGAAGAAGCTATATATACAATCAAAAGCGGAAACCGCGTATTTTTCCACGGAAGTGCATGTACTCCGAATTATCTTATTGACGAACTCGCAAGACAGGCGCACCGTCTGGAAAAAGTAGAAATGGTTTCCATTACCCAGCAGGGGAATGTGGAAATTGCAAAACCGCAATACAAAGACAACTTCTTTATCAACTCATTATTTGTCTCCACTCCGGTGCGTGATGCGGTAAATTCCGACAGAGGAGACTTTGTTCCTGTTTTTTTAAGTGAAATTCCTATTCTGTTCAGGAAAAATATCCTCCCTCTGGATGTGGCTCTGATAACTGTTTCACCTCCTGACAAACATGGATTCTGTACATTGGGAACTTCTGTAGATGTGGCAAGAGCAGCCGTAGATACTGCAAAGATCATCGTTGCAATAGTTAATCCTCTGATGCCGAGAACCCATGGTGACGGAATGATCCATATCAGCAGAATTCATAAACTGGTATGGCATGAAGAAGAACTTCCTACGGTAGATTACGGATCCAAAGTTGGTCCTGAAGAAATGTTGGTAGGAAAAAACGTTGCAGAGCTTATTGAAGACAAATCTACACTGCAAATGGGTATCGGAACCATTCCGGATGCCGTACTGAAGTGTCTGAACAACCATAAAGACCTGGGAGTTCACACGGAAATGCTTAGCGATGGTGTTATTGACCTGATTCAGAACGATGTGATCAACAATAAATATAAAGGCTACAACGATAATAAAACCATTACCAGCTTCTGCTTCGGAACCAGAAAACTCTATGATTATGTGGATGACAATACCGTTTTTGCATTCAGAGATGTAAGTGAGGTGAACTTCCCGATCAATATCATGAGAAATAAAAAAATGGTAGCCATCAACTCTGCCATTGAGATTGATCTTACGGGACAGGTATGTGCAGATTCTATTGGAACCATGCAGTACAGCGGAATCGGAGGACAAATGGACTTTATGAGAGGAGCTGCTCTGAGTGAAGATGGAAAACCGATTATTGCCATCACTTCAAGAACTAAAAAAGGGATTTCAAGAATTGTTCCTTTTCTTAAACAGGGGGCCGGAGTAGTTACCACAAGGGGGCACATTCACTATGTAGTGACCGAATATGGTACGGCTTATCTGTATGGTAAAAACCTGCGTCAGAGAGCCCAGGAACTCATTAGCATTGCCCACCCGGATGATAGGGAAATGCTGGAGAGGGCTGCCTTTGAGAGATTTAAATAA
- a CDS encoding homogentisate 1,2-dioxygenase, whose protein sequence is MRYHQSGSIPQKRHTIFKSPEDKFYYEQLFGTEGFHGISSLLYHIHRPTQIKSIGVPKDVTPKIAVEKNVAPRMFKGMNVTPEDDFMDSRKILLMNNDLKMGLAKPRKSMDYFYKNAECDELLYVHQGNGILKTFIGDLEFVTGDYLIIPRGTIYQVELQSDDTVFFVLESHSPIYTPKRYRNEFGQLLEHSPFCERDIIAPVFKEPKDEKGEFLIKVKKENQITDFIYATHPFDVVGWDGYFYPYKFNIKNFEPITGRIHQPPPVHQNFEGHNFVVCSFCARMYDYHPMAIPAPYNHSNIDSDEVLFYTEGDFMSRNHIDLMDFTLHPGGIVHGPHPGAMERSIGKKFTEEYAVMVDPFRPLKITEEALKVEDPSYKTSWLEETDKTMEDRSQE, encoded by the coding sequence ATGAGATATCATCAATCGGGAAGCATCCCACAAAAAAGGCATACCATATTTAAATCGCCGGAAGATAAATTCTATTACGAACAGCTTTTCGGAACGGAAGGTTTTCATGGAATTTCCTCTCTGCTTTACCATATTCATCGTCCTACGCAAATCAAATCCATAGGAGTACCAAAAGATGTTACCCCAAAAATTGCTGTAGAGAAAAATGTTGCTCCAAGAATGTTCAAAGGGATGAACGTAACTCCGGAAGATGATTTTATGGACAGCCGAAAAATTCTTCTGATGAACAATGACCTGAAGATGGGCCTTGCCAAACCGAGAAAATCCATGGATTATTTCTATAAAAATGCAGAATGCGATGAACTCCTGTATGTACATCAGGGAAATGGTATTCTGAAAACTTTTATAGGCGATCTTGAATTTGTTACAGGTGATTATCTTATTATTCCGAGAGGAACTATTTATCAGGTAGAATTACAGTCTGATGATACGGTATTTTTTGTGCTGGAAAGCCACTCTCCTATTTATACTCCAAAGCGCTACAGAAATGAATTCGGACAGCTTCTGGAACACTCTCCTTTCTGTGAAAGAGACATTATTGCTCCGGTTTTTAAAGAGCCAAAAGATGAAAAGGGAGAATTTTTAATTAAAGTAAAAAAGGAAAACCAGATTACAGATTTCATCTATGCAACCCATCCTTTTGATGTTGTAGGTTGGGACGGTTATTTTTATCCTTACAAATTCAATATCAAAAACTTTGAGCCGATTACCGGAAGAATTCATCAACCGCCACCGGTACACCAGAACTTCGAAGGCCACAATTTCGTAGTATGTTCGTTCTGTGCGAGAATGTATGATTACCATCCAATGGCTATTCCGGCTCCTTACAACCACTCCAATATCGACTCTGATGAGGTTCTTTTCTATACGGAAGGCGATTTCATGAGCCGTAACCATATTGATCTGATGGACTTCACCCTGCATCCGGGAGGAATTGTTCACGGACCTCACCCCGGCGCTATGGAAAGAAGCATCGGCAAAAAATTTACGGAAGAATATGCGGTAATGGTAGATCCTTTCCGTCCGTTGAAGATTACTGAAGAAGCTTTAAAAGTAGAAGATCCTTCCTATAAAACTTCCTGGCTGGAAGAAACTGACAAAACCATGGAAGACCGTTCTCAGGAATAA
- a CDS encoding TonB-dependent receptor plug domain-containing protein, with product MKRILFSITFLSSYCFAQETDSLSIPQKMKTDSSSVSQPNVKTGHIEDVVITGTIKPVSRSKSPVAVEIYTQKFFQKNPTPSIFESIAMVNGVKPQLNCSVCNTGDIHINGLEGPYTMILIDGMPIVSSLSTVYGLSGIPNSLVDRIEVVKGPASSIYGSEAMGGVINIITKNALTAPKLSVDLMTTTWNENNLDLALKFNAGKNASSLLSLNYFSFKEKIDQNGDNFTDTALQSRISVFNKWNFKRKENRQASFAMRYLYEDRFGGEMQWNRSYRGSGEVYGESIYTNRAEVFGLYQWPLKEYVVTQFSYNYHDQNSFYGSNPFDALQKVAFAQTYWSKKLKNHDLTAGFTFKRTFYDDNTPGTLSADGMTNEPMKSPIWGAFVQDQWEINDQHTLLLGYRFDYDKIHHSVHSPRLAWKFSPNPYHTLRFNFGTGFRVVNLFTEDHAALTGSREVVIQSDLKPERSVNGNLNYIWKIPVGNRLIQLDASAFYTYFSNKIVGDFDTDPDKIIYDNLQGYGISRGASMNVDFSFSFPLSVNLGVTYLDVYQKFDSGQKSQQLHAPKWSGTYNLSYKFRNNLTVDFTGQFYGPMRLPVLPDDYRPEYSPLYSLANIQVSKSFKSGFEVYCGVKNLFNFTPKDPLMRPFDPFDKYADDPVNNPNHYTFDTAYGYAPMQRIRGFLGIKYNLK from the coding sequence ATGAAGCGAATATTATTTTCTATTACTTTTTTATCTTCCTACTGCTTTGCCCAGGAAACAGACAGTCTGAGTATTCCTCAAAAGATGAAGACAGATTCGTCATCGGTTTCACAACCGAATGTCAAAACAGGTCATATTGAAGATGTGGTAATCACGGGAACCATAAAACCGGTAAGCAGATCAAAAAGCCCGGTAGCAGTAGAAATCTATACTCAGAAATTTTTTCAGAAAAATCCTACCCCAAGTATCTTTGAATCAATTGCTATGGTGAATGGAGTAAAGCCTCAGCTGAACTGCTCCGTATGCAACACAGGAGATATTCATATCAATGGTCTGGAAGGACCTTATACAATGATCCTGATTGATGGGATGCCGATTGTAAGCTCACTTTCCACGGTGTATGGTCTCAGCGGTATTCCGAACAGCCTTGTCGACAGGATTGAGGTGGTAAAAGGACCTGCATCTTCCATCTATGGTTCTGAAGCAATGGGCGGGGTCATCAATATTATTACAAAGAATGCCCTTACCGCTCCGAAATTAAGTGTAGACCTGATGACTACAACCTGGAATGAAAACAATCTTGATCTGGCCCTTAAATTCAATGCCGGTAAGAATGCTTCATCACTTTTAAGTTTAAATTATTTCAGCTTTAAGGAAAAGATAGATCAGAACGGCGATAATTTTACCGATACAGCATTACAGAGTAGAATTTCAGTTTTTAATAAATGGAATTTTAAAAGGAAAGAAAACCGTCAGGCGAGTTTTGCTATGAGATACCTTTATGAAGACCGTTTTGGGGGAGAAATGCAATGGAACAGGTCTTACCGCGGCAGTGGTGAAGTCTATGGGGAAAGTATTTATACCAACCGGGCAGAGGTTTTTGGGCTGTATCAATGGCCATTGAAGGAATATGTAGTTACCCAGTTTTCCTATAATTACCATGATCAGAATTCCTTTTACGGATCAAATCCGTTTGATGCGCTTCAGAAAGTAGCATTTGCACAGACTTATTGGAGTAAAAAGCTTAAAAATCATGATCTGACTGCCGGATTTACTTTCAAAAGAACATTTTATGATGATAATACGCCAGGAACCTTATCAGCAGACGGAATGACGAATGAACCAATGAAATCTCCGATCTGGGGCGCTTTTGTTCAGGACCAGTGGGAAATAAACGATCAACATACGCTGCTTCTGGGATACAGATTTGATTATGATAAGATCCATCATTCTGTTCACTCACCAAGATTGGCCTGGAAATTTTCCCCGAATCCTTATCATACCCTGCGTTTCAATTTCGGAACCGGTTTCAGGGTTGTGAATTTGTTTACGGAAGATCACGCGGCTCTTACAGGATCGAGGGAAGTAGTGATTCAGTCTGATCTTAAGCCGGAAAGATCAGTTAACGGAAATCTGAACTATATCTGGAAGATTCCTGTCGGGAATCGTTTGATTCAGCTGGATGCTTCTGCCTTTTATACGTATTTCAGCAATAAGATCGTAGGAGATTTTGATACGGATCCTGATAAAATTATTTACGACAATCTACAAGGATACGGAATTTCAAGAGGAGCCTCAATGAATGTGGATTTCAGTTTCAGCTTTCCGTTGAGCGTGAATCTTGGGGTAACCTATCTGGATGTCTATCAGAAATTTGATTCCGGACAGAAATCACAGCAGCTGCATGCTCCGAAATGGAGTGGAACTTATAATCTGAGCTATAAGTTCAGGAATAATCTGACGGTAGATTTTACAGGACAGTTCTACGGACCGATGAGGTTACCTGTACTTCCTGATGATTACCGTCCTGAATATTCACCATTGTATTCCCTGGCCAATATCCAGGTTTCTAAAAGCTTTAAATCAGGATTTGAAGTGTACTGCGGAGTTAAAAACCTGTTCAACTTTACTCCAAAAGATCCTTTAATGCGCCCGTTTGATCCTTTTGATAAGTACGCAGATGATCCGGTGAACAATCCTAATCATTATACTTTTGATACCGCTTATGGTTACGCTCCGATGCAGAGGATCAGAGGATTCCTCGGAATAAAATATAATCTGAAATGA
- a CDS encoding thioredoxin family protein has translation MKNLFLFLMLVPCFYLSQMKTGTFSDLETEMLKDPKPIIIHLYTDWCAVCKIEKHSLSKNQETIKLINDNFYLINFEAEKTKEKIKFQGKEFGYLSNGNSGIHELALALSKNKKQPVYPLWIFLDKNQKLVYYHEGAMRPEIMKQKLLEISVL, from the coding sequence ATGAAAAATTTATTTTTATTTTTAATGTTAGTGCCCTGTTTTTATCTGTCTCAGATGAAGACAGGCACTTTTTCTGATCTGGAAACTGAAATGCTTAAAGATCCCAAGCCGATAATCATTCACCTGTATACAGACTGGTGTGCGGTATGTAAGATTGAAAAACACAGTTTGAGTAAGAATCAGGAGACTATAAAATTAATCAATGACAACTTTTACCTTATTAATTTTGAAGCTGAAAAGACCAAAGAAAAGATAAAATTTCAAGGAAAGGAATTCGGTTATCTTTCTAATGGCAACTCCGGAATTCATGAGCTGGCTTTGGCTTTATCGAAAAATAAAAAGCAGCCGGTGTATCCGCTGTGGATCTTTCTGGATAAGAACCAGAAGCTGGTGTATTATCATGAAGGTGCCATGCGTCC